CGAGTGGATCCTCAAGTCCACTCTGGTCAAAAAGCCCTCCTTCCCACATACCTCACACATAAAAGGTTTTTTCTCCAGTATGAATCCTGAGGTGAGTAACTAAATATGATTTACTGACAAACAATTTATGACAGACTGTGCACGGATACTGACGATTATCTGTACCTGAGTGCACTCTCTGGTGTGATTTGCATAGGACCTTTCGTGATTAAAATCCCCGACCACACAAGTTTCAACAAATGTACGGTTTTAACCCTAAATGTCGGTTTTGATGATCAAGAAGGCTCTGTTTAGTTTTGAAGTTACGCCCACAAGTTGTGCATGGGTAAGGCTTCAAATCACTGTGGACCCGTTGATGTACAATCAAATAGGACTTACATTGGAATCCCTTTCCACAAGAGTTTACAAGTGTAATCATTAATGCCCGGTGTGTTTCGCTTCATGTTGAGCCAGACCTATTTTTGATCGGAAGGCCTTATCACATGAAGAACATTGGAATGGCTTTTCACCTGTGTGTTTCCTCATGTGTTCAGTAAGTTTATAGTTAGTGCGACACTCTTTCCCACATTCAGTACATGATTTCATTTCACCTGGTTTAGAGTCTTTCTTGCCTTCACTTTTCTTTTTAACCTTATCTTtttcttcctcatcttcttgGTTTTTGTTTGTGACCGCCTTTGTGTTTGacttatttttcttattgtgcatCTCTTTCTTGTGAGCTGCCAACGCCTCTTCGCTTGAGAAGACTACATCACAAAGTCATGCACTTGCTCCAGTGAAAATTCATAATGAGCTTGAAAATCCTCTTGCTTGGCATATGCTTTACCACAAATATTACAGAAGAACCCAGGAAGTTTGATGATCAGCTTCAGGAATAATAAATTCTCCATTATCTGTCAGTTGGGCAAGCTTTGTCACTACTCGAAAGCAAATTATTTTGGATGACACTGAAATGATAAAAGTACAGATTATACCAACAAAGCTATGCACAAAATCAAAAACATACTTACTAAAAAAACTAACactagttttataaattgaacAAAAGAACACAAGTCCATTACACCATGCTTTTAAAAACCAACTGACTATTGACCAGAAACTACAGAAAGCTATCATTCTTTTTCTTGTGCAGTTAGAAAATGTTTCAGAGACATGTAACATGAGTTTGGACacacaaaatgttttttgtgaTTTCTGGAAAACCAATGCATATATATGCACATTGATATGATTCACAACTTTAACATCTAGTCTGTAATCTAAGTTTTAGGTTAGTTTCGCAACtgaggaagaaatcagattgcacaTCTCAAAACacatatcaatgtttttttttactgaacaatggaaaaattacagaaaaatcctgttatcctcaCAAATcctgtttaaaaaacaaacaatgctgTACTATTACGATTTGGGGAAAAAGTA
This region of Homalodisca vitripennis isolate AUS2020 unplaced genomic scaffold, UT_GWSS_2.1 ScUCBcl_8326;HRSCAF=16396, whole genome shotgun sequence genomic DNA includes:
- the LOC124374414 gene encoding LOW QUALITY PROTEIN: gastrula zinc finger protein XlCGF7.1-like (The sequence of the model RefSeq protein was modified relative to this genomic sequence to represent the inferred CDS: deleted 1 base in 1 codon), whose amino-acid sequence is MHNKKNKSNTKAVTNKNQEDEEEKDKVKKKSEGKKDSKPGEMKSCTECGKECRTNYKLTEHMRKHTGEKPFQCSSCDKAFRSKIGLAQHEAKHTGVHSGTDNRQYPCTVCHKLFVSKSYLVTHLRIHTGEKPFMCEVCGKEGFLTRVDLRIHSTLHTGEKSFVCEVCGKAFARRDALRCHRRSHTGERPYRCDICGQSFTQFSPMAIHKRLHTGERPYTCDMCGKSFVSRSTMMSHKKKHTP